The Terriglobales bacterium genome segment GTCGCGCAGCGCCTCGTAGACGGTGCCGTAGTCGAGCGCCAGCGGACGCGGCGTCGCGCTGTACGTGCCGGCGTCGTACCACTTGTCGCCCACCAGGATGGCGACCGGGATGAGGCGGCCGCCGGTCGGGCTGGCCTTCGGCCCGTAGAGCTCGACGATGGCGAGCGCGCGCAGCTGGTGCGAGCGCTTCATCTGGGCGCACGCGGCCGTAAGAAGCGCGCCGCAGATGACGGCGACGGCGGCTTTGCGGTATAACCGGCGAGCTGAGGAGAAACCAGTCATGCTGGAAGCGGGCGACAAGGCTCCTGATTTTACCGTGCCGGACGAGACCGGCGCTGACGTACGCCTGAAAGACCTGAAAGGGAAGAACGTGGTGCTGTTCTTCTACCCCAAGGCCGACACCCCCGGTTGAACCATCGAAGCGTGCGGGTTCCGCGACGCATTCCAAAAGCTCCAGAAGGCCGGGCTCACCGTGTACGGCATCTCCGGCGACACGCCGGCCGCGCAAATGAAATTCAAGCAGAAGTACGAGTTGAACTACCCGCTGCTCGCCGATTCCGACAAGAAGGTCGCGAACGCCTTCGGCGTGATCAAAGAGAAGAACATGTACGGCAAGAAGGTGAAGGGAATCGCGCGCACGACGTTCGTCATCGGACCCGACGGGAAGATCGTCCGAGTGTTCGAGAACGTGAAGGCCGACGGGCACGCGGAGGAAGTGCTGGCGGCGGTAAAACCCTGACCAGGTGTCATCCTGAGCCCGTCGCGGGCGAAGGATCTCAGCCGGTGAGATGCTTCGCGCCGGACGGCGCTCAGCATGACACTCGTCAGTCGCTGTGCCCGGCGCAGCGCATCACGCCCATGTAAACCACCCACGGACCGATGGCCTCGCGGTACTGGTGCGCGAGGATGCGGGAGAGCTGGTGCAGGTGCGTGAGGTCGTGCACCGGCCAGCCCGCGATGAGCTGGCCGAGCGTGACCGGACCGAGCGCGGGATGCGTGCCGCGGCGCTCGAAGTCTTCCGGCTTCAGCTTCATCCCGCGCAACTTCTGGATGTTCTCGGCGCGCAGCGCGGCGAACTCGTCGAGCA includes the following:
- the bcp gene encoding thioredoxin-dependent thiol peroxidase, with protein sequence MLEAGDKAPDFTVPDETGADVRLKDLKGKNVVLFFYPKADTPGUTIEACGFRDAFQKLQKAGLTVYGISGDTPAAQMKFKQKYELNYPLLADSDKKVANAFGVIKEKNMYGKKVKGIARTTFVIGPDGKIVRVFENVKADGHAEEVLAAVKP